TCCCCGGCCTCGACGTGATCGTTGTCGCCGGCTACCTGGCACTGACATTGGTCATACTCGCCGCAGCCACGGTACCGACACTTCGTTGGATGGGTCGCCGCCAGCCCTCACCACCGGCGGCATCAAGCCCGGCGCGGCCCCTTGACCGCAATAGCTGGCGAATGCCACCACTGACCTTGTTAGAGCCCGTGACCTGGTCGCCAGGGACCCGTCTAGGCATGATTGCGCTGCGCGGCTACCTCGTCGTCGGCGCCGTCCTGCTCATCGTCAAGGCTGTCCAGCTCAGCGGCCGATGAATTTGGGCCAATCCGAAAGGTCACCAAATGAGCACGCCACGCAACGGGCGATTCGCCGCGGAAGCCAACTACCTACCGCACTACAACGACATCCAGCAGATCACCGGAACTGCCATCCTCGCCACCATTGCAGTCGCCCTGGCAGTGGCATTCATCATCATCCAACGTCGACGACGCCGCGCGCGCACCAAACAAAGCCATGTCGGTGGCCCCCAACGCTCCCGCGTCTCAAGACCTTCTAATATTTGTCGCTGGCGAATGATACCGACCTCTCGGCACATGTGGCCGGCAATTTCTTCGGCGCGGCGGTGACATCGCACAGCCCGCAATACCGTCCGGGTATCCCAGCCGGGGGCATGGACCAATGGGGGACGGACAATGCCGCACCACCGGTAGAGCGCGGGACTCCCAGTAGCGGCCCAGCGCTGCGCTGACACCCACCCACTATTGCCTCGTGTCGACATGCCCGAAGCCGTCGGTTGCCGGTCGGGGTGATCCGGCCGTTGAAGGTGATGGCAAACGCTTCGAGTGCGGGTTTCCACCTCATTCCCATCGCGCCTTGCCAGCTCTTGAATGTTCAACGGGCAGTTGTGACTTCGCCTCATAGGGCGTGTCGTTGGATGAGAAGGCTATCGGCCTTCCGGAGTCTGAAGTTCACGGACCTCACAGTCCAGAAGGAACGGCAAGGACCGTGTGTGACGGTACGACATCGTTGTTTGGTTGCCATGTGTACGGGTTGAGCGTGTCGAGCGGCGCGCGGCGAGGTCTGGGTGGTGCACGTGGTCACGGCTGGCGAAAGGGCAGCGGCCTGCCCCGGGTGCGGGGTGCTCCTCCTCGGTCAAAAGTGGGTGATGACCTCGCCGAAGGACATGCCCTACGGGGCAAGATCGCATCCGAACCGCTCCTCGCGGAACTCCCGGTCGTACTTTTTCAGTTTCTCTGGCGTCGCTACCCCTCATAACTGATGCCTCCGCGGCCTCGGAGGAATCTCGGCTTTCTGGCTGTCGTCTCTAATCGCTTGCCCGTCGCCTGAACCAGTGATTGTCTGGCGTTGCCGCAGCGCAGTCATCGCGTGCCGTTCACCGGATCGCGCGGCGCGGGCGAGTGCGTCGCTTTCCTCGGCCGGATCTGGCCGCAGGAAACTGCCCGTGCCGGGGGCGCCGCTGGCGCCGAGCTTGTTCATCCGCTTGGGTACTGCCGCGCCCTGATATTCCAATGGAATTGGGTGACCGTCTTCGTCGACGTCTCCTAGCGGTTGATGTATTTCTATGTAGGCGCCGTGCGGAAGGCGATTAATGATGCCGGTCTCGACGCCATGCTGAAGCACCGCGCGGTCGCTGCGCTGGAGTCCGACGCACCACCGGTAGGTGATGTAGTAAATGATCGGTGGCAGCACCACCATCCCGATGCGACCTATCCAGGTCGTGGCGTTCAGCGAGACTTCAAACTTGTAGGCCAAGATGTCGTTCATTCCGCTGAAGGTCAGCACCAGGTAGAAGGCGATCGCCATCGCCCCTATGGCGGTGCGCACCGGCGCGTCGCGCGGCCGCTGCAGCAGGTTGTGGTGGGCGTTGTCGCCGGTCATCTTGTTCTCGATGAGCGGATAACTCGTCAACAGGACGAATACCACTCCCATGAGCAGCGCCACCCAGAACGCCGCGGGCACGGTGTGGCCCCACACGTACAGTTCCCACGCCGGCCAAAGGCGAGCCAGCCCCTCGGTCCACATCAAATAGAAATCGGGTTGGGAACCGGCCGACACCTGCGACGGCTTGTAGGGACCGAGATTCCAGATCGGGTTGATCTGCAACAGCCCACCCATCAGACCCAAGATGGCGACCGTCATCGCGAAAAACGCGCCGGACTTGACCGCGAACACCGGCATGACCCGCACACCCACCACGTTGTTCTCGGTGCGGCCGGGACCGGGAAACTGGGTGTGTTTCTGAAACCACACCAACGCCACATGCACGCCGATGAGTGCCGCGAAGATCGCCGGGAGAATCAGGACATGGATGGCGTACATGCGCGAAACGATGATGTCGCCGGGAAAGTCGCCACCGAATAGCGCCCAGTGCAGCCACGTGCCGATTACCGGGACGCTCATCGTGATCGATGACAACGCGATGCGCAGCCCGGTGCCCGACAGCAGATCATCGGGTAGCGAATAGCCGAAGTAGCCCTCGAACATGGCCAGAATCAGCAGCAGGGCGCCGATCATCCAGTTGGCTTCCCGGGGCCGCCGAAACGCCCCGGTGAAAAAGACTCGGGCCAGATGCACCATGATCGCCGCGGCGAACATCAACGCCGCCCAATGGTGGACCTGGCGGATGAACAACCCGCCGCGCACTTCGAAACTGATATCCAGCGTCGACTGGTAGGCCTTCGACATCGCCACGCCGCGCAGCGGTTGATAGACGCCGTTGTAGGTGACCTCGGTCATCGACGGGTCAAAGAACAGGGTCAGATACACCCCGGTGATCACCAGCACGATGAAGCTGTACAGGGCCACCTCGCCCAGCAGAAACGACCAATGGGTGGGGAACACTTTATTGAGCTGACGCCGTAGAGCCGCCGAGGGGTGATACCGCGAATCAAGCGCGCCGCCCTGATCAACGAGCACGTCATCGAATTTTGGGCTCATCGGCTACACAGATGCCGCGAAAGTCGGCAGTGGACGCATCGCTTCACGGCGAAAGTGTTTACCATTTCTGGGGCCGTTAAACGCGTAGCGCGATCCCCCAATGGCTGCCCCGGGCGGCGAACCCGCAGCAGTGGGCCATAGTCACAATAGTCGTGGGTCATTCGCGGCACACCCCCCATGCTTTGAGGCGCGTGCATACTGCTTACCTACGGCGAAGCACCACGGCAAGCAGGGTCGACTGTTCGGGTCGACTGTTCGCGTCATCAGTATCGCGGCTCCGCGCCACCGCGTCGTGGATATCTGGCCCGCGGATGTCACGCGGTTAAGTCCCTTCAAAAGTGCTCACTCGCAGCAACATCGCTGTCAGTAGCAGCGCTAAACTCCGTGACCGCTTTCAAATTTCGTGTCATGAGGGGAACCCAGCAATTGCCCACGCGCAGTAGCCCGTTCTTCACTTTGCGACTGCGGCTGGGCGCCAGCGATACCACCTGGCTCGCGCCCATCGACCCGGAAGCGTTCCGGGCGTGAATGGTAACTGTTACGATCGGGCACCGTGGCCCGCTACGAATCTCCGAATAACGGTGGCGATGACCAGATTAGCTATACAAATCTCGGCCAGAGTCTAAACCAGCCGCGCCTCACCCCTTGGTATCGCAGGCGCGTGGTGTTGTTAGGAGCGGTCCTCGCGATCCTCATCGCCCTGATCACCTGGGGCATCGTCGCGCTGTTCACAGGCAGCCAGGGCGGCAGCCCCTCCATAACGACAACTACGACAACGACCGCGCCAGCCACCAGCACGTCGGGCGGCTTTCGGCTGCCGTCACTGCCATCGGAAATCACCCTCCCATCACTACCGTCGAAAATCACGCTGCCATCGGAGATCACGCTGCCGTCGCTGCCTTAGCCTGAATCCACCGACGGGGCTGGTTGTTGAGCTGATGCCGCCTGGTCTGATCCTGATTTCGACGGACGGCGTGCTGTATCCGCTGGTCTGCCCGGCTTTCCTTGTTGCTCCGCTCCGGCCTTTTCGGCGATCGTCAGGCGGTGAGCCGTGGTGGGCGCTGTCCGATCATGTTGCACCACAACGTCAGCCATGCGTCAGCCCAGGGCCAATGGCTGAGCAGATGCAGAAGAGGTCGGGTCAGGCGGACCGGAACGTTGACGACCTTGTGGCGCAGTGTGGCGTCCCGCGCGGTGGAGTTGCGGTTGATCCCAGCTTGCGGCAACGCGCGGCAGGTTGTGGGCGAAGGCAGCGGATCGGATCCTGTTGGCGCCGAACGCTCCAAGGGCGTCTGCGCCAGTGGTCCGTCGATCAGGTCGGCGAACACACGCAACTTCGCGCGTTAGGTCGGCCGCCGAACCTCCTATCATTGGACCTCCTGGGACGCGTTGTGTAGGAACGTGCCCATAGGCTTACGGGTCAAGTGCCCGGGTGCCCGACTCCCACTGCCGTGTGGTACCAGCATGTTCCATGCACCTGGCTGGAACCGTGCCGAACGCGTTGTTGAGCCGACGAGAAGCCAGCACACTGCCGTTCTCTGGTGGTCGTTCAGGCTGCGCGGTGTAAACGTTTCGCGTCGCGCGAGCTTGTTCAAGACAGATGCAAGGTGTCGTCAGCGGCTTCCGGCGGACCATGTTGGTGTCGCGGCTTCGCTTCGGACACCCGTTTGCTCGCTGCGGTCAGAAGCCGGCGGGTTGTTCGACGTGGCCGGCAGGCTCGACCTCGATTGTGGAATGGGTTACCCCGTAGCGTTCGGCAAGGAGTTGGCGGCTTGAGTCCAGCACGGCGTGCCAGTTGGCCCCATCGCTTATCACCACGTGTGCGGTTGCGGCCTCCATGCCGCTGGTGACCGTCCAGATGTGCAGGTCGTGGACCTCACGGACACCGGGAATTGCGGTCAGGTCACGGGCGGCGCCGTTGACATCGACTCCCGGGGGTGCGACCTCCATGATGATTCGCAGCGCCTGACGCATGAGTTGCCAGGTGCGCGGCAGGATGAACAGGCCGATAGCCGCAGCGACAATGGCGTCGATATATCGAAATCCAGTGATTGCTATCACGATGGCCCCGACGATGACGCCGATCGAACCGAGCATATCGGAGAGCACCTCCAGGTAGGCCCCCTTGACATTCAGGCTCTCCTTGGCGCCTGCGGTGAGCAGCCGAAAGGAAATGATGTTGACCGCCAGCCCGACCGTGGCCACGATCAACATCGGCACACCCAGTACCTCTGGCGGCGCGAGGAAGCGCCGCACCGCCTCATAGAGGACGTAAAAAGCGACGCCAAATAGCAACAGCCCATTGATTACTGCGGCCAGCACCTCCAACCGGTATGTGCCATAGGTGCGCTGGTCTGCGGCCGGCCGCTTTGCCATATAGATCGCGGACAAGGCGAGCCCGAGTCCGAGCACATCGGTACCCATATGGGCAGCGTCACTGATCAGCGCCAGGGACCCGGTGACAATACCGCCGATGACCTCCACGATGGCATAGGTGGCGGTCAACGCGAATGCGATCATCAACGGCTTCTGATGGCGTTCACCGGCGCTGCCGATGCGCAGCCCGTGCCCGTCACCATCGGGCCGGCTCGGAGTGGGCTCCATAGTGTTATCGCGCTTGCTGGATGAGCTCATCTGGATGTCTCCCGCGTTTAGCTAAATGACCACTACATATTTCACGCTAGCGAACTGAGGGTCGTCGCCGTCGTCATCTCGGCAAAGTTCACCCGCCATACTGCCAGCAGCAGGCGTAGAAAGCAGGTGGGGCCAAGGCGGGTGAGCGCCAGCCCGGTGCGCTTCGCGCCACACGGCAAGCGAATTCCGGAAATAGCCGACCGGACAGCCGCTTGATACCAGTAAAGAAAGTTCTCACGGGCCAGGTCACAGGTGGTCGGTGGTGGGCTTGGTCGGTGTTGGGGCCGTGGTCGTGCGGGGCGGCGGACGGGAGCGCCAGCGGACGGTAGCCGCCCCGCTGGGCGGCTGGTTCGGGTTACTGGCCGGTGAGGACTTCGATCAGGGTGGCGGCGTTGCGGCCGAGGTGGTCGAGGGCTTTGTTGCCTTTGGTTTCGGTGGCGTGCGATGGGTAGCCGATGATGCCGGTGGGTGTGTAGGCGTGGATGCCGAGGGTGGTCAGGTAGCGGCGATCGCTGGCTGTGTGATCGCTGGTCTGCCATCCCTCGCGCAGGTAGTCGGGGCAGCTGGCGAGCAGGATGGAGGTCTCTAGTTCGCCAGCGTGCATGTCGTCGTGGTTGCTGCTTTGGATTCCTGCGGCGATGCGGGCCTCAGCCCAGTCGTCGCGGCTGGGGTAGAGCCCGACCTTCATGGGGGTTCGCGGGTGGTTGGCTTGTTGTACGACGTTGGTGAGTACCGCGTTGCCACCGTGGCCGTTGACGACGATGAACGCGGCGATGTTCTGGTGGGCAAGTGATTCGGTGATGTCGGCGACGACGGCGGCAAGTGTGGTTGCGCTGATACTCACAGTGCCGGGATAAGCGGCGTGCTCGTGGGAGCAGCCGAATGCGACAGGCGGTAGCTGAAACACGTTGTGATGCTGACTGATTGATGAAGCGATAGCGCAGGCAATGAGAGTGTCGGTGCCCAACGGCAAGTAGGGGCCGTGCTGCTCGAATGCTCCGACCGGCAAGACCGCAACGGTGCTGGCGGTCGCGGAGTCTGCGGTAGTGGTGTCGGGGATGACACGGCGGCTCATGTGGCGGCTCCTTGGGTGGCGTTCTTTATGCGACCGGCGAGTTGTTGCAGAATCGGGCTTTTGTTTCGTCGCCGGCGGTCCCGAACGACTGTGCCAGCCTTGGCGAGATGAAGTCGGGCTCGCTGAGAGGGTGCGGCCAGGTAGCCCGGGATCGCCGTGACGGCCAGTGCCAGCGCTTGCTGGTATTCGCCGACGGCGATGTAGGCGTGCAAAAGCCGCATATCGGCCACGGCCCGGTCGCGGTGCTGGTCTGACGTCCAGGCGTGATGGTGGCCGGCAAGCAGGGTTACCGCCTTGTCCGGGTTGCCGATGCGTAGGTAGCCCGACGCGATCTCGCTGGCAACGTAGGCGCCGTGGGCGTAGATCGCACGGTCATGGGCCGTGGGAGCGATGCCGCTGAGGTCTAACGCTGCGGCAGCATGGCGGTGAAAAGCCCGCTCATTGCGGTTGGCCAACTCAGCGAGTGCTTGTTGGCGGGCGATGCTTGCCGCCAGGCGACCCACGTCTTGCCCGTCAATGAGTTCGGCGGCGTCGGCGGCCAGATCAGCGGCGAGGTCGGGGTTGGCGCGGGCAAAAATATTGGACTGCCGCATCAAGATCATCGCATTCAGTTCCGGACCGGCCGACCGCAAGTGCAGGGCGGCCGTGTTGGTGAGTTTTTCCGCGGCGCTGTGATCGCCGAGGTCTTGGGCGATCCACCCCGCCACCTCGGCGATTGTCCCGGCAGCGTGCCGCATCTGTGGTTTGAGCTGCGGTGGTGCATGGGCGATGAGGGATTCGATCGTGACCAGATCGGACTCGACGAGCGGGCGGGCGTGTTGAGGGCCGAAGGCGTGCTCGGCCCGGATATGCGCATGTTGCTGAGCCTGAATGACGTCAAGTACCTCGCTGTCGACGGGGAGCTGCAGCAACAACGGGTGCGGCAACTGGCTCTCGATCGGCACGACGAAGAACTCATCGGGCTCGACGCCGAACACTGCAGCCAGGTCTTCACGCCACATCGGACCGATCTTGCCGGTCGCCAAGACGTGAGAGATTTCGCGCTTGAGGGTGTCGCGAGTAGGGACGTCGTCATCGCCGCGCAGCCGGCGAACATTCTCGGCCTCGATTGCCAGTTCACGAAGGCTGTAACCGTACTGGTCCATGGCAGCGCGCAGCCGTTGCGCGTTGCGTGCCCGGATCGGGTCGGCTTCAGCCACGGCTTTAATCATGCCGCACACATCGGCGCAGGTCAGCTGGGCGTGCGCGTTTCCGGTTATCACTGCCATCAGTGGCTGTCACTTCCGGCGGCAGCCGGGGTGGCGCTGTCCTTGAGTCGCGGCCGAACAGACCGCGTCAACACCACGAGAAAGGACAGCAATCCATGAAGTTACGAATCGAGACCACCGGCGTGACGTTCCTGTGCACCCGGATTCCGGAGCAGCGCACCAACTTCGACACCGGCGCACCACGAATCGACAAAGCCACCGGGCAGGCGTTATGGCAGGTCCAGCTGATCGCCCTTGATGCCACCGGTGGCGAGGTGCTCGCGGTGACCGTGGTCGGTGAGCCCAAAGTCACTGTCGGCCAACCGGTTGCGGTGTCGGGCCTGGTGGCGTTGCCGTGGTCGCAAGACGGCCGCTCAGGCATCGCGTATCGCGCCGAAACCATAACCGCCGCCGACCCGGCTGGGGCCGCCGCGAAGGCGGGCCAGCAGGCCCGGTAGCCGAGGGTCTGGCCCGACAGCACCCGCACGAGCGCGAGCTGTCGGGCCAGCCTTCCCGACAACACCCCAACCCGTCGCAATGGAAAGCGTGCCATCATGTCGAACACCTCAAACCGTAAGAACCACAACACTAATCAAGCATCTGATGACGACTGGATCGGCGAGCTGATCTGGGCAGTAGTCAAAGCCGCCGGGCAGCTGCTGTGGTGGGCAATCCTTTTCCCCACGCTCAGTATCCCGATCATCGTCTCGATGTGGTTCGCCCTCGCCCACGGCCCCCGCGCGGGCCTGCTGACCGCCGTCTTGTCCGTCGCCGCCTATATCGGCTGGGCCGTGTTGGAGCCGTCCTCGTTTACCGCGTGGGTGACCGTCCCGGTGCGCCAACGCTGGCTGTCGTGGTGGCGATACCGCCGCAACTGGGAGTCGGTGTGCGTCCTGCACGGTTTGACCGCCCGGCTCGGTGAACGCACCCTGGTCCCGGCATTGCGGTCGGTGCAGATCGGCAGCCACACC
The sequence above is drawn from the Mycobacterium marseillense genome and encodes:
- a CDS encoding cation diffusion facilitator family transporter, encoding MEPTPSRPDGDGHGLRIGSAGERHQKPLMIAFALTATYAIVEVIGGIVTGSLALISDAAHMGTDVLGLGLALSAIYMAKRPAADQRTYGTYRLEVLAAVINGLLLFGVAFYVLYEAVRRFLAPPEVLGVPMLIVATVGLAVNIISFRLLTAGAKESLNVKGAYLEVLSDMLGSIGVIVGAIVIAITGFRYIDAIVAAAIGLFILPRTWQLMRQALRIIMEVAPPGVDVNGAARDLTAIPGVREVHDLHIWTVTSGMEAATAHVVISDGANWHAVLDSSRQLLAERYGVTHSTIEVEPAGHVEQPAGF
- a CDS encoding cytochrome b, with the protein product MSPKFDDVLVDQGGALDSRYHPSAALRRQLNKVFPTHWSFLLGEVALYSFIVLVITGVYLTLFFDPSMTEVTYNGVYQPLRGVAMSKAYQSTLDISFEVRGGLFIRQVHHWAALMFAAAIMVHLARVFFTGAFRRPREANWMIGALLLILAMFEGYFGYSLPDDLLSGTGLRIALSSITMSVPVIGTWLHWALFGGDFPGDIIVSRMYAIHVLILPAIFAALIGVHVALVWFQKHTQFPGPGRTENNVVGVRVMPVFAVKSGAFFAMTVAILGLMGGLLQINPIWNLGPYKPSQVSAGSQPDFYLMWTEGLARLWPAWELYVWGHTVPAAFWVALLMGVVFVLLTSYPLIENKMTGDNAHHNLLQRPRDAPVRTAIGAMAIAFYLVLTFSGMNDILAYKFEVSLNATTWIGRIGMVVLPPIIYYITYRWCVGLQRSDRAVLQHGVETGIINRLPHGAYIEIHQPLGDVDEDGHPIPLEYQGAAVPKRMNKLGASGAPGTGSFLRPDPAEESDALARAARSGERHAMTALRQRQTITGSGDGQAIRDDSQKAEIPPRPRRHQL
- a CDS encoding creatininase family protein yields the protein MSRRVIPDTTTADSATASTVAVLPVGAFEQHGPYLPLGTDTLIACAIASSISQHHNVFQLPPVAFGCSHEHAAYPGTVSISATTLAAVVADITESLAHQNIAAFIVVNGHGGNAVLTNVVQQANHPRTPMKVGLYPSRDDWAEARIAAGIQSSNHDDMHAGELETSILLASCPDYLREGWQTSDHTASDRRYLTTLGIHAYTPTGIIGYPSHATETKGNKALDHLGRNAATLIEVLTGQ